A genome region from Chengkuizengella sp. SCS-71B includes the following:
- a CDS encoding LVIVD repeat-containing protein — MLTKKWVKSVLVSVLALSLVIPAQVLGHDELGDINLEKGERTNFDDITAPILNGSKNLKFLHEVAAPEMEIVRADGLENSYADVYAHKGYAYVGTHTRNGGNGGVRVFDLKDPANPVEVSVFANNEFPLTWQEKVIVKSVNTPYFHGDLAVVSVQQLDRTHPDSKGGFLLYDVTNPVEPQKLGFWEVAKNTRGTHELYLTMQGNRALVLAASPYTDYYTHGEQRDFQIVDVSDPTNPETLWQFDPRILPEVDESFDGYYWDSPDGKVRPVFNHSTMADTTGNYAYVSMWDLGTIIFDIQDPENPKYLGRTEFASDQQGSAHSSTLANGGTVLIETREVYAPVRDGYEEAYGYTRIFDIKDKSNPKLLSEFKTDLTYDIPEENNVTFAKTVHDPKVRGNTLYLSYYAGGVISVDITDVSNPIEIARYTPESAYVWGVFVDQNYILASDMRSGLKVLLKNNSQNK, encoded by the coding sequence TTGTTGACAAAAAAATGGGTAAAATCTGTCTTGGTTAGTGTACTAGCATTATCTTTGGTTATTCCAGCTCAAGTATTAGGACATGATGAATTGGGTGATATCAATCTCGAAAAAGGAGAGAGAACGAATTTTGATGATATTACTGCGCCTATATTAAATGGTAGTAAAAACTTGAAATTTTTACATGAAGTAGCTGCACCTGAAATGGAAATTGTTAGAGCAGATGGGTTAGAAAACTCCTATGCAGATGTGTATGCTCACAAAGGATATGCATACGTTGGAACACATACTCGAAATGGTGGGAATGGCGGAGTAAGAGTATTTGATCTAAAAGACCCTGCTAATCCTGTAGAAGTCTCTGTTTTTGCAAACAATGAATTTCCTTTAACATGGCAAGAAAAAGTGATAGTGAAATCAGTAAATACTCCTTATTTTCACGGTGATCTTGCTGTAGTCTCAGTTCAGCAGTTAGATCGTACACACCCAGATTCAAAAGGCGGGTTTTTATTATACGATGTAACTAATCCGGTTGAACCTCAAAAGTTAGGTTTTTGGGAAGTTGCAAAAAATACGAGAGGAACGCATGAATTATATTTGACCATGCAGGGGAATCGGGCCCTTGTATTAGCAGCAAGTCCATATACAGACTACTATACACATGGTGAACAACGTGATTTTCAAATTGTAGATGTTAGTGATCCAACTAATCCTGAGACATTATGGCAGTTTGATCCTAGAATACTTCCTGAAGTTGATGAATCATTTGACGGTTATTATTGGGATTCACCAGATGGAAAAGTACGACCTGTATTTAATCATAGTACAATGGCTGATACCACTGGGAACTACGCATATGTCTCTATGTGGGATTTAGGGACCATTATATTCGATATTCAAGATCCTGAGAATCCTAAATACTTAGGACGTACTGAGTTTGCTTCTGATCAGCAAGGCTCTGCTCACTCCTCCACACTTGCAAACGGGGGTACGGTATTAATTGAAACCCGTGAGGTTTATGCCCCTGTTCGTGATGGATATGAAGAAGCCTACGGATATACTCGTATTTTTGACATAAAGGATAAATCAAATCCAAAATTACTAAGTGAATTTAAAACAGATTTAACATATGATATTCCTGAAGAAAATAATGTTACTTTTGCAAAAACTGTTCATGATCCCAAGGTGAGAGGTAATACACTTTATCTCTCATATTATGCAGGAGGGGTTATATCTGTAGATATTACGGATGTTAGTAATCCAATTGAAATTGCTCGCTATACACCAGAATCTGCTTATGTGTGGGGAGTGTTTGTGGATCAAAATTACATTCTTGCATCTGATATGAGAAGTGGATTAAAAGTGTTACTAAAAAATAATAGTCAAAATAAATAA
- a CDS encoding Glu/Leu/Phe/Val dehydrogenase dimerization domain-containing protein, with amino-acid sequence MEKFDYEQVVFCQDKESGLKAIISIHDTTLGPALGGCRMWPYVKEEDAILDVLRLSRGMTYKAAAGGLNLGGGKSVIIGDPKTDKNPDMFRVFGRFIESLSGRYITAEDVGTTEDDMNNIHKETNHVTGVTLSSRDAGGNPSPSTGYGVYQGLKAAANEKFGTDNLEGKVITVQGLGNVAYALCKYLHKDGAKLVVTDINRDRVNKAVEEFDAKAVDPEDIYGVSCDIFSPNALGAVINDETIPQIKAKVIAGGANNQLQQDKHGDRLHEMGILYAPDYIINVGGLIHVADELKGEFNLNRVMSKVEHIYQNMQKVIEISKRDQIPTYLAADRLAEERIASAGKIKLMK; translated from the coding sequence ATGGAGAAATTTGATTACGAGCAAGTTGTTTTCTGTCAAGATAAAGAGTCAGGTCTAAAAGCTATTATTTCAATACACGATACTACACTTGGACCAGCATTAGGTGGGTGTAGAATGTGGCCTTATGTCAAAGAAGAGGATGCTATTCTTGATGTTTTACGTTTATCAAGAGGTATGACATATAAAGCAGCTGCAGGAGGATTGAATCTTGGAGGAGGGAAGTCCGTTATAATCGGTGATCCTAAAACGGACAAGAACCCTGATATGTTTCGTGTTTTTGGGCGATTTATAGAAAGTCTCAGTGGCAGATATATTACTGCAGAGGATGTTGGGACAACCGAAGATGATATGAATAATATACATAAAGAAACAAATCATGTGACAGGTGTTACGCTTTCATCTAGAGACGCAGGTGGAAATCCATCTCCTTCAACGGGATACGGTGTATACCAAGGTCTAAAAGCTGCTGCAAATGAAAAGTTTGGTACAGATAATTTAGAAGGTAAAGTTATTACTGTACAAGGCTTAGGAAATGTAGCGTATGCTTTATGTAAGTATCTGCATAAAGATGGAGCAAAACTAGTTGTTACAGATATTAATCGTGATCGTGTGAATAAAGCGGTTGAAGAATTCGATGCAAAAGCTGTAGATCCAGAGGATATTTATGGTGTGAGTTGTGATATCTTTTCTCCTAATGCGTTAGGTGCTGTTATAAATGATGAAACGATTCCACAAATAAAAGCAAAAGTGATAGCTGGAGGTGCAAATAATCAATTACAACAGGATAAACATGGAGATAGATTACATGAAATGGGAATTCTCTATGCCCCAGATTATATTATAAATGTGGGTGGACTTATTCATGTAGCAGATGAATTAAAAGGTGAATTTAATCTTAATCGAGTGATGAGCAAAGTAGAACATATTTATCAAAATATGCAAAAGGTAATAGAAATATCAAAACGAGATCAAATTCCTACTTATTTAGCTGCGGATCGTTTAGCTGAAGAAAGAATAGCATCAGCTGGAAAAATCAAGTTAATGAAATAG
- a CDS encoding F510_1955 family glycosylhydrolase — MKKFLIVIGMFIFILTGCANTDQVQESESNSGKQNEEKNQNETKDNKSDDREASSEEEQDDSERSTPQMDIVEFGHVHGMGFNSEGSRLLLSSHTGLKVYEDGIWSEGKGEGHDYMGFAMAKDSFFSSGHPALGSELKNPLGIVKSSDEGKSLEQLTLYGEVDFHVTGVSYNTGTLYVINFAQNSVMKNKGLYYTQNETQTWKRSLLEGYPSQLKPDALAVHPDEDSIVAIATENGLYLSINYGDSFEKSFDGYQITAAYFDFDDQLWVGTYNGQAGLQRMDLNTGKITIVNIPDMPKDAIQYITLNPENTLEMIIATYNVDMYKSVDGGESWVTIAEQGKPTSNLD; from the coding sequence ATGAAGAAATTTTTAATCGTAATAGGAATGTTTATTTTTATTTTAACAGGGTGTGCGAACACAGATCAGGTTCAAGAATCTGAATCTAATTCTGGAAAGCAAAATGAAGAAAAAAATCAAAATGAAACGAAAGATAATAAATCAGATGATAGAGAGGCTTCATCTGAAGAAGAGCAAGATGATTCCGAAAGATCTACCCCACAAATGGATATTGTTGAGTTCGGACATGTTCACGGTATGGGTTTTAATTCTGAAGGAAGCCGATTACTTCTCTCATCACATACAGGTTTAAAAGTATATGAAGATGGAATTTGGAGTGAAGGAAAAGGAGAAGGTCATGATTATATGGGATTTGCAATGGCAAAAGATAGTTTTTTTTCTAGTGGACATCCAGCTCTAGGGTCTGAATTAAAAAATCCATTGGGAATAGTAAAAAGCTCAGATGAAGGAAAGAGTTTAGAACAGTTAACTTTGTATGGAGAAGTAGATTTTCATGTGACGGGTGTATCCTATAATACGGGTACTCTTTACGTTATAAATTTTGCACAAAATAGTGTTATGAAAAATAAAGGATTATATTATACCCAAAATGAAACTCAGACATGGAAAAGAAGTCTTTTAGAAGGTTACCCTTCTCAGTTAAAACCTGATGCACTAGCTGTTCATCCAGATGAAGATTCCATAGTAGCAATTGCTACTGAAAATGGACTATATTTATCAATAAATTACGGTGACTCTTTTGAAAAATCATTCGATGGATATCAAATAACAGCTGCATACTTTGATTTTGATGACCAATTATGGGTAGGAACATATAATGGACAAGCTGGACTTCAGCGCATGGATCTGAATACAGGTAAAATAACTATAGTGAATATTCCAGATATGCCAAAGGACGCAATACAGTATATAACACTAAACCCAGAAAATACTTTAGAAATGATTATAGCTACCTATAATGTCGATATGTATAAAAGCGTAGACGGGGGTGAAAGCTGGGTTACCATTGCTGAACAAGGAAAACCTACATCAAATCTTGACTAA